From Phycodurus eques isolate BA_2022a chromosome 1, UOR_Pequ_1.1, whole genome shotgun sequence, one genomic window encodes:
- the taf13 gene encoding transcription initiation factor TFIID subunit 13: protein MADEEDETGFEEELDETCGGVDVCHGRRKRLFSKELRCMMYGFGDDQNPYTESVDILEDLVIEFITEMTHKAMSIGRQGRVQVEDIVFLIRKDPRKFARVKDLLTMNEELKRARKAFDEANYGS, encoded by the coding sequence ATGGCAGACGAAGAGGATGAGACCGGCTTCGAGGAGGAGTTGGACGAGACCTGCGGTGGAGTGGATGTGTGCCACGGCCGGAGAAAGAGGCTCTTCTCCAAGGAGCTCCGGTGCATGATGTACGGCTTCGGAGACGACCAGAACCCGTACACTGAGTCGGTGGATATCCTGGAAGACCTGGTGATCGAGTTCATCACAGAAATGACCCACAAAGCCATGTCCATCGGACGCCAGGGTCGCGTCCAGGTGGAGGACATCGTCTTCCTCATTCGAAAGGATCCCAGGAAGTTCGCCAGAGTCAAAGACCTGCTGACCATGAATGAGGAGCTCAAGAGGGCCCGCAAAGCTTTTGACGAGGCAAACTATGGCTCATAA
- the slc35c2 gene encoding solute carrier family 35 member C2 isoform X2, producing MAWPVQFLCRTLRTVGLVLLYYVFSIGITFYNKWLMKGFHYPLFMTLVHLALTFCLSALTRRAMQCWTGKTRVILSWTDYLHKVAPTALATTLDIGLSNWSFLFITISLYTMTKSSAVLFILFFSLVLKLEEPNPFLIVVVLLIASGLFMFTFQSTQFNLEGFLMVLLASFIGGIRWTLTQVLMQKAELGLQNPVDAMYHLQPLMFLGLFPLFMYNEELSLSTSDKLFRVTELSPLLYCVFLLSIGGILAFGLGFSEFLLVSRTSSLTLSISGIFKEICTLVLATSLMGDKMSILNWLGFAVCLCGIALHVGLKVYYSKHKSPSLRQLNSKSPELELPLLRPNDDEDSAAENEEEEITLH from the exons ATGGCGTGGCCGGTCCAGTTCCTCTGCAGGACGCTCCGGACTGTGGGACTGGTCCTCCTCTACTATGTCTTCTCTATAGGCATCACCTTCTATAACAAATGGCTAATGAAG GGCTTCCACTATCCACTTTTCATGACGTTAGTCCACCTGGCTCTCACCTTCTGCCTGTCAGCGCTGACCCGGCGGGCCATGCAGTGCTGGACAGGGAAGACTCGTGTTATTCTGAGCTGGACTGATTACCTCCACAAAGTGGCGCCCACAG CCTTGGCAACAACACTAGACATTGGACTCTCCAACTGGAGCTTCCTCTTCATCACCATTAGCTT GTACACCATGACCAAGTCTTCTGCAGTGCTCTTtattctctttttctctctggtTTTAAAACTGGAGGAGCCG AACCCATTCCTAATTGTGGTGGTCCTGCTCATTGCCAGCGGCTTGTTCATGTTTACCTTCCAATCGACCCAGTTCAACCTGGAGGGCTTCCTCATGGTGCTGCTGGCGTCATTCATTGGGGGGATCCGCTGGACCCTCACTCAAGTGCTCATGCAGAAAGCGGAGCTGG GCCTCCAGAACCCAGTGGATGCCATGTACCACCTCCAGCCTCTCATGTTTCTTGGCCTCTTTCCTCTCTTCATGTATAATGAAG aatTGAGCCTCAGCACCTCTGACAAGTTATTCCGGGTGACAGAGCTGTCACCGCTCTTGTACTGCGTCTTCTTACTAAGCATTGGAGGGATCCTGGCTTTTGGTCTCGGCTTTTCGGAGTTCCTGCTCGTCTCCAGAACTTCCAGCCTCACCTTATCCATATCGGGGATCTTTAAG GAGATATGCACTCTGGTTTTGGCAACATCGCTGATGGGAGACAAAATGAGCATCCTCAACTGGCTGGGCTTcgctgtgtgtctgtgtggcaTTGCGTTGCATGTGGGACTCAAAGTCTATTATTCCAAAC ACAAGAGCCCATCCTTACGGCAGCTGAACAGTAAAAGCCCAGAGCTTGAGTTGCCCTTGCTCCGACCTAATGATGATGAAGACTCTGCCGCTGAAAATGAGGAAGAAGAAATCACCCTACACTGA
- the slc35c2 gene encoding solute carrier family 35 member C2 isoform X1, whose amino-acid sequence MAWPVQFLCRTLRTVGLVLLYYVFSIGITFYNKWLMKQGFHYPLFMTLVHLALTFCLSALTRRAMQCWTGKTRVILSWTDYLHKVAPTALATTLDIGLSNWSFLFITISLYTMTKSSAVLFILFFSLVLKLEEPNPFLIVVVLLIASGLFMFTFQSTQFNLEGFLMVLLASFIGGIRWTLTQVLMQKAELGLQNPVDAMYHLQPLMFLGLFPLFMYNEELSLSTSDKLFRVTELSPLLYCVFLLSIGGILAFGLGFSEFLLVSRTSSLTLSISGIFKEICTLVLATSLMGDKMSILNWLGFAVCLCGIALHVGLKVYYSKHKSPSLRQLNSKSPELELPLLRPNDDEDSAAENEEEEITLH is encoded by the exons ATGGCGTGGCCGGTCCAGTTCCTCTGCAGGACGCTCCGGACTGTGGGACTGGTCCTCCTCTACTATGTCTTCTCTATAGGCATCACCTTCTATAACAAATGGCTAATGAAG CAGGGCTTCCACTATCCACTTTTCATGACGTTAGTCCACCTGGCTCTCACCTTCTGCCTGTCAGCGCTGACCCGGCGGGCCATGCAGTGCTGGACAGGGAAGACTCGTGTTATTCTGAGCTGGACTGATTACCTCCACAAAGTGGCGCCCACAG CCTTGGCAACAACACTAGACATTGGACTCTCCAACTGGAGCTTCCTCTTCATCACCATTAGCTT GTACACCATGACCAAGTCTTCTGCAGTGCTCTTtattctctttttctctctggtTTTAAAACTGGAGGAGCCG AACCCATTCCTAATTGTGGTGGTCCTGCTCATTGCCAGCGGCTTGTTCATGTTTACCTTCCAATCGACCCAGTTCAACCTGGAGGGCTTCCTCATGGTGCTGCTGGCGTCATTCATTGGGGGGATCCGCTGGACCCTCACTCAAGTGCTCATGCAGAAAGCGGAGCTGG GCCTCCAGAACCCAGTGGATGCCATGTACCACCTCCAGCCTCTCATGTTTCTTGGCCTCTTTCCTCTCTTCATGTATAATGAAG aatTGAGCCTCAGCACCTCTGACAAGTTATTCCGGGTGACAGAGCTGTCACCGCTCTTGTACTGCGTCTTCTTACTAAGCATTGGAGGGATCCTGGCTTTTGGTCTCGGCTTTTCGGAGTTCCTGCTCGTCTCCAGAACTTCCAGCCTCACCTTATCCATATCGGGGATCTTTAAG GAGATATGCACTCTGGTTTTGGCAACATCGCTGATGGGAGACAAAATGAGCATCCTCAACTGGCTGGGCTTcgctgtgtgtctgtgtggcaTTGCGTTGCATGTGGGACTCAAAGTCTATTATTCCAAAC ACAAGAGCCCATCCTTACGGCAGCTGAACAGTAAAAGCCCAGAGCTTGAGTTGCCCTTGCTCCGACCTAATGATGATGAAGACTCTGCCGCTGAAAATGAGGAAGAAGAAATCACCCTACACTGA